A window of the Sabethes cyaneus chromosome 1, idSabCyanKW18_F2, whole genome shotgun sequence genome harbors these coding sequences:
- the LOC128738797 gene encoding polyadenylate-binding protein-interacting protein 2 has product MRMKMPDQNVGSSSSNSGFSTNGNYSDGYDSDPEGYITPPNDDSSFGGPNYDEDFSEYLWMENEEEFDKQEMQRLEEEALMEQCIEAMLQDELQEALECEEQEANAALNDLTNSKESSKDLCIALSALQVNKDRKVNVETSTLNPLAAEFVPSIVSLSNP; this is encoded by the exons ATGAGAATGAAGATGCCCGACCAAAACGTTGGCAGCAGCAGCTCTAACAGCGGCTTCTCCACTAACGGCAACTATAGCGACGGCTATGACTCCGATCCGGAGGGTTACATAACACCTCCCAATGATGATAGCTCGTTTGGGGGTCCCAACTACGATGAGGACTTCTCCGAGTATCTGTGGATGGAGAACGAAGAAGAATTTGACAAGCAGGAAATGCAACGACTGGAGGAGGAAGCCCTCATGGAGCAGTGCATCGAGGCAATGCTGCAGGACGAGCTGCAGGAAGCGCTGGAGTGCGAAGAACAGGAAGCCAATGCTGCCCTAAACGACCTCACGAATTCGAAGGAAAG CTCGAAGGACTTGTGCATCGCCCTGTCCGCGCTGCAGGTCAACAAAGACCGGAAAGTAAACGTAGAAACATCGACTTTGAATCCTCTAGCAGCGGAATTCGTGCCGTCGATTGTATCACTGTCGAACCCTTAG